Part of the Candidatus Zymogenus saltonus genome is shown below.
TCGTATAAGCAGGCGGGAGCATCGTGTAAAAAACTTGGTCGTGAAAGTCGTAAATGGGCGGGTCTTTGGGCCCGCCCTCTTTTTTATAGAGTCGAGCAAAAAGTCTGGTCGAAAAACCTCGACAAGGAGGAGATTGTGTCTATCGAGGAGAACAAGTCGCTCGTCAGGCGCTACTACGAGGAGGTCGTCAACGGCTGCGATCTTAAGAGGGTCTGCGAATTTGTATCGCAAAACTACGTGGAGGTCTATAACAACGTCAGGCACGAGGTTGGGATCGAGGGGGCGAAGGAGCACCTCGCGGGCGTGAGAAACACCTACCCCGACCTTCACCTGACGGTGGAGAGGCAGATCGCCGAGGGGGAGTGGGTCGTAACGCAGATCACGGCCAGGGGAACCCACGAGGGGGTCTGGCTTAACATGAGGCCTACCGGCA
Proteins encoded:
- a CDS encoding ester cyclase, translated to MSIEENKSLVRRYYEEVVNGCDLKRVCEFVSQNYVEVYNNVRHEVGIEGAKEHLAGVRNTYPDLHLTVERQIAEGEWVVTQITARGTHEGVWLNMRPTGKKVEITGVNVDRVVGGLIVEHGGAANTFEALLEIGAIKVADPVEE